Proteins from a single region of Allocatelliglobosispora scoriae:
- a CDS encoding ABC transporter ATP-binding protein, protein MTLPVIELSDVSRRYDEGPPALDRVSLKIMAGEAVAILGPSGSGKSTLLNLVAGLDRPSSGTVTVDGVRVDELGEAGSARYRRAKVGMVFQFFNLLDDLTVADNVMLPAQLAGMARGTAQTRAAELLGTLGIDRHSRAYPGRLSGGERQRVAVARALMNRPPLLLADEPTGALDTASGDEVRQLLNDLHADGQTIVLVTHDLALAESCATRTVQLVDGRVAADTAVERAR, encoded by the coding sequence ATGACCCTCCCGGTGATCGAGCTGAGCGACGTGAGCCGCAGGTACGACGAGGGGCCGCCCGCACTGGACCGCGTGTCCCTGAAGATCATGGCGGGGGAGGCCGTGGCGATCCTGGGACCGTCCGGCAGCGGCAAGTCCACCCTGCTGAACCTGGTCGCCGGGCTGGACCGGCCCAGCAGCGGCACCGTGACCGTGGACGGCGTCCGCGTCGACGAGCTGGGCGAGGCCGGTTCGGCCCGCTACCGCCGGGCCAAGGTCGGGATGGTGTTCCAGTTCTTCAACCTCCTCGACGACCTGACCGTCGCCGACAACGTGATGCTCCCGGCGCAGCTGGCCGGAATGGCCCGGGGCACCGCGCAGACCCGCGCCGCGGAGCTGCTCGGCACCCTCGGCATCGACCGGCACTCCCGCGCCTACCCCGGCCGCCTGTCCGGCGGCGAACGCCAGCGGGTCGCCGTCGCCCGGGCGCTGATGAACCGGCCGCCGCTGCTGCTCGCCGACGAACCGACCGGTGCCCTGGACACCGCCTCCGGCGACGAGGTCCGGCAACTCCTCAACGACCTGCACGCCGACGGCCAGACGATCGTCCTGGTCACCCACGACCTGGCCCTGGCCGAGTCCTGCGCGACCCGCACCGTCCAGCTCGTCGACGGCCGGGTCGCCGCCGACACCGCGGTGGAGCGGGCCCGATGA
- a CDS encoding ABC transporter permease, which yields MSALGRVVRAGVGRRRVQTVVIAMVVLLAVTAAVLGATLMVASNGPFDRAFDQQHGAHLTAEFDATKATLEQVAASAGAAGVTASAGPFPTTAISPESEGARHLQPITVVGRTDPGGRVDAVALTSGRWVSALGEIVVQGDPRMPPSMQPKVGDVLSLPDLPDKPSLTVVGVARSVSGTAGGWVTPAQVTALIPAGRSGGYQMLYRFASADTAAQIDADRAAIEGTVAAGAVAGMRSWLTTKAVSSGNTILLVPFLIAFGVLGVLMAVLIIGNVIAGAVSTGTRRIGILKALGFTPNQVVRAYTVQALIPASVGAVLGVVTGNVLAIPILAETNSIYGTADTGVTPWVDAVVLAGALAMVAVTAWAAASRAGRLRTVDVLAVGRTPGPGRGQWAARLAGRFPLPRPVTLGLAHPFARPLRTATIVMAIAFGAASATFAVGLSASLNEVQATERHGDVEITPGRQMSGPPPEGTPPGGEPGRVAMGPPEAPDPVAVVKAITAQAGTSGYSGVARSEVTVAGITEELDIVGFTGDNSAYGYRMISGSWLTGPGQIVVAKPFLTATHTTIGDSVVLTDHSTPITVRIVGEVFNSENKGLELLTDAATLMAAEPDLRPMEYNITLKPGTDAAAYVASLNTALTGAGATAEVTEDDTAEFIVIVDALAALLTLLLVTVAALGVLNMVVLETRERVHDLGVHKALGMTPRQTISMVVSSVIVTGLIGGAIGAPAGVLLQRLVIGEMGRVTGFSLPTSVVDVYRPAELVVFGLGGLLIAVVGSLLPAGWAARTRTATALRTE from the coding sequence ATGAGCGCACTGGGCCGGGTGGTCCGCGCCGGGGTCGGCCGGCGCCGGGTGCAGACCGTCGTGATCGCGATGGTGGTGCTGCTCGCGGTGACCGCCGCCGTCCTCGGCGCGACCCTGATGGTCGCCTCCAACGGGCCCTTCGACCGGGCCTTCGACCAGCAGCACGGCGCGCACCTGACCGCCGAGTTCGACGCGACCAAGGCGACCCTGGAGCAGGTCGCGGCATCGGCCGGGGCGGCCGGGGTCACCGCGTCGGCGGGACCGTTCCCGACCACCGCGATCAGCCCCGAGTCCGAGGGCGCCCGCCACCTTCAGCCGATCACCGTGGTCGGCCGGACGGACCCGGGTGGTCGCGTCGACGCCGTCGCCCTCACCAGCGGGCGGTGGGTGAGCGCGCTCGGCGAGATCGTCGTGCAGGGCGACCCGAGGATGCCGCCCAGCATGCAGCCGAAGGTGGGCGACGTGCTGTCGCTGCCGGACCTGCCCGACAAACCCTCCCTCACCGTGGTCGGAGTGGCCCGGTCGGTCAGCGGGACCGCCGGGGGGTGGGTGACGCCCGCGCAGGTCACCGCACTGATCCCGGCGGGTCGGTCCGGTGGATATCAGATGCTCTACCGCTTCGCCTCCGCCGACACCGCGGCGCAGATCGACGCCGACCGGGCCGCGATCGAGGGCACCGTCGCGGCGGGAGCGGTGGCCGGCATGCGGTCCTGGCTCACCACCAAGGCCGTCAGCAGCGGCAACACGATCCTGCTGGTGCCGTTCCTGATCGCGTTCGGGGTGCTCGGCGTCCTGATGGCGGTCCTCATCATCGGCAACGTCATCGCCGGTGCCGTCAGCACCGGAACCCGGCGCATCGGCATCCTCAAGGCACTCGGGTTCACCCCGAACCAGGTGGTACGCGCCTACACGGTCCAGGCGCTCATCCCCGCCTCGGTCGGTGCGGTGCTGGGAGTCGTCACCGGCAACGTGCTCGCCATCCCGATCCTGGCGGAGACGAACTCGATCTACGGCACCGCCGACACCGGCGTCACGCCCTGGGTCGACGCCGTCGTGCTCGCCGGGGCACTCGCCATGGTGGCGGTGACCGCCTGGGCTGCGGCGTCCCGGGCCGGGAGGCTGCGCACGGTCGATGTGCTCGCGGTGGGGCGTACCCCCGGGCCTGGTCGTGGGCAGTGGGCGGCGCGACTGGCGGGACGGTTCCCGCTGCCGCGACCGGTCACCCTGGGGCTGGCCCATCCGTTCGCCCGGCCGTTGCGGACGGCGACGATCGTCATGGCGATCGCCTTCGGTGCGGCCTCCGCGACCTTCGCCGTCGGGCTGAGCGCCTCCCTGAACGAGGTCCAGGCCACCGAACGGCACGGCGACGTCGAGATCACCCCGGGACGGCAGATGTCGGGGCCGCCGCCGGAGGGGACGCCGCCCGGGGGCGAACCGGGAAGGGTGGCCATGGGTCCGCCCGAGGCGCCGGACCCGGTGGCGGTCGTCAAGGCGATCACCGCACAGGCGGGCACCAGCGGATACAGCGGTGTCGCCCGCTCGGAGGTGACCGTCGCCGGGATCACCGAGGAGCTCGACATCGTCGGGTTCACCGGCGACAACTCGGCCTACGGCTACCGGATGATCTCCGGCAGCTGGCTCACCGGGCCCGGGCAGATCGTGGTGGCGAAACCGTTCCTCACCGCCACCCACACCACGATCGGCGACAGCGTCGTCCTCACCGACCACAGCACGCCGATCACCGTCCGGATCGTCGGCGAGGTCTTCAACTCCGAGAACAAGGGCCTGGAGCTCCTCACCGATGCCGCGACCCTCATGGCGGCCGAGCCGGACCTGAGGCCGATGGAGTACAACATCACCCTCAAGCCGGGCACCGACGCGGCCGCCTATGTGGCGTCGCTGAACACCGCGCTCACCGGGGCCGGGGCGACCGCAGAGGTCACCGAGGACGACACGGCCGAGTTCATCGTGATCGTCGACGCCCTGGCGGCCCTGCTCACCCTGCTGCTCGTCACCGTCGCGGCGCTGGGCGTGCTCAACATGGTCGTCCTGGAGACCCGCGAACGCGTCCACGACCTGGGCGTGCACAAGGCACTGGGGATGACGCCGCGGCAGACGATCTCGATGGTCGTGTCGTCGGTCATCGTCACGGGTCTGATCGGCGGTGCCATCGGGGCACCGGCGGGGGTGCTCCTGCAGCGGCTGGTCATCGGGGAGATGGGGCGCGTCACCGGGTTCAGCCTGCCCACCTCGGTCGTGGATGTCTACCGGCCCGCTGAGCTGGTGGTCTTCGGTCTGGGCGGGCTGCTGATCGCGGTGGTCGGCTCGCTCCTGCCCGCCGGGTGGGCGGCCCGGACCCGCACGGCGACGGCTCTGCGCACGGAGTAG
- a CDS encoding fibronectin type III domain-containing protein, whose product MYRSPTSRSAGAVLAALAMLLTFTVATPAQSAAAPVRIMPLGDSITGGPGCWRAVLWDRLQRSGFTDIDFVGTLPGGGCSVAHDGDNEGHGGFKATGIADQNQLPAWLAATRPDIVLMHLGTNDVWNNIPAATILAAFSKLVDQMRASNPNIKILAAQIIPMTPSGCTWCPTGVAALNGAIPGWAAGKSTAQSPITVVDQFTGFDTVADTNGDGVHPDDSGFQKISDRWYPALTPLLGGQTPVPPGAPGTPVASAITASSVSLSWTASSGTVGGYEIERCQGSACTAFAQVGTATTTAFADSGLTAATGYRYRVRATNTAGASPYSGITAVTTGAAGQLPGTISGAVTASGVTATSLTVSWTAATAATSYQLERCTGSACTGFAALANPTTTSYADTGLSAGTTYRYRVRGANSTGTGPYAASVLTVTTTGGGGGGCSATLTLQTGWGGGYVMQPNTVTNTGPTAISGWTVTFTLPAGHALTGSWNATVTVSGQTVTARGITGQNAALGAGAATTWGFQASRPGSDTAVPSGATCTSP is encoded by the coding sequence ATGTATCGATCACCAACGTCCCGATCGGCTGGCGCCGTCCTCGCCGCACTCGCCATGCTGCTCACCTTCACCGTCGCCACACCGGCACAGTCGGCTGCGGCACCCGTCCGGATCATGCCCCTCGGCGACTCCATCACCGGCGGACCGGGGTGCTGGCGGGCGGTGCTCTGGGACCGCCTGCAGCGCAGCGGGTTCACCGACATCGACTTCGTCGGTACGCTGCCCGGCGGCGGCTGCTCCGTCGCCCACGACGGCGACAACGAGGGCCACGGCGGGTTCAAGGCCACCGGCATCGCCGACCAGAACCAGCTCCCGGCATGGCTCGCCGCGACCCGGCCCGACATCGTCCTGATGCACCTGGGCACCAACGACGTCTGGAACAACATTCCCGCCGCGACGATCCTCGCCGCCTTCAGCAAGCTCGTCGACCAGATGCGCGCGAGCAACCCGAACATCAAGATCCTGGCCGCGCAGATCATCCCGATGACACCGAGCGGCTGCACCTGGTGCCCGACCGGGGTCGCCGCGCTCAACGGCGCCATCCCCGGCTGGGCCGCGGGCAAATCCACTGCGCAGTCGCCGATCACCGTGGTCGACCAGTTCACCGGATTCGACACCGTCGCCGACACCAACGGCGACGGCGTCCACCCCGACGACTCGGGCTTCCAGAAGATCTCCGACCGCTGGTATCCGGCGCTGACCCCGCTGCTCGGCGGGCAGACCCCGGTGCCCCCGGGCGCACCCGGCACCCCCGTGGCGTCCGCGATCACGGCGTCGTCGGTCAGCCTGAGCTGGACCGCCTCGTCGGGGACGGTCGGCGGCTATGAGATCGAGCGCTGCCAGGGGTCCGCCTGCACCGCCTTCGCCCAGGTCGGCACCGCCACGACGACGGCGTTCGCCGACTCGGGCCTGACCGCCGCGACCGGCTACCGGTACCGGGTGCGGGCCACCAACACGGCCGGAGCCTCGCCCTACTCGGGGATCACCGCTGTCACCACCGGCGCCGCCGGACAGCTGCCCGGCACGATCAGCGGGGCGGTCACCGCGAGCGGCGTCACCGCCACCTCGCTGACCGTGTCCTGGACCGCCGCGACCGCCGCCACGAGCTACCAGCTCGAACGCTGCACCGGTTCGGCCTGCACCGGCTTCGCCGCGCTCGCCAACCCCACCACCACCTCGTACGCCGACACCGGCCTCAGCGCGGGCACCACCTACCGCTACCGGGTCCGCGGCGCGAACTCGACCGGCACCGGTCCCTATGCCGCGTCCGTCCTCACCGTCACGACCACCGGCGGCGGGGGCGGCGGCTGCTCGGCGACTCTGACCCTGCAGACCGGGTGGGGCGGCGGCTATGTCATGCAGCCCAACACCGTCACCAACACCGGCCCGACCGCGATCAGCGGCTGGACCGTGACCTTCACCCTGCCCGCCGGGCACGCCCTCACCGGCTCCTGGAACGCCACCGTGACGGTCAGCGGCCAGACCGTGACCGCGCGCGGCATCACCGGGCAGAACGCCGCGCTCGGTGCCGGTGCCGCTACCACCTGGGGCTTCCAGGCCAGCCGGCCGGGCAGCGACACGGCGGTGCCCTCCGGCGCCACCTGCACCAGCCCGTAG